The Bacillus oleivorans DNA segment CATTACAGAAGCTAAATAGCACCATCCATCTTTAAGAGTGTGGATATAAGTAATATCAGCTACCCATTTTTCATTAATAGTCGTAGTAGTAAAGTCGCGGTCTAACAGGTTTTCGCGTTCTTTTATCGATTGCTTACTTGAATAAGGCCTAGTGACAGGGTAGCTGCTCTAGTCCGCAGGATTTCTTCCAGTAAAATTAATTTACTTATTTAATATGGTAATAAAAGAGAAATCCTTGAAATTACCATGAGAGTCCTAATTCATCGCAATAAACATCTGCTTCAATAAAACAATTCTTCATATCAGCCTCACTATCTAATTCAGCGAGAATATCATACACTGTCTTTTTTAACGCATCGACAGTTGTATAAGGGACGTAGATTATATACTCGTTAGCTATGATCTCCATTTTGTAATTATCTTTTAGGATCTGCTCGACACTTTCTCTTACCTTTCCTTTGCTACGTACAAATTTATTGTTATTTTCTATTCGCAGCCACATTCTTATTTTTGCAGTGTTTTCTATATCAATATGAGCTTGTTCCTCTTTGCTTTGCCTTGTTGTTCGTATGTAACGATATAGTGTTGCTTGACTTATTCCGGTCATTTCCACAATCTCGCTAATACTGTATTCCTTAGAGTTATATA contains these protein-coding regions:
- a CDS encoding recombinase family protein, whose amino-acid sequence is MVVESFSRLGRSTKDLIELVEYFESKNVKLISIKENFDTNTPQGKLMLTVFQAFSQFERDLIAQRTKEGLESARARGRNGGRTKVKEKQIKKALNLYNSKEYSISEIVEMTGISQATLYRYIRTTRQSKEEQAHIDIENTAKIRMWLRIENNNKFVRSKGKVRESVEQILKDNYKMEIIANEYIIYVPYTTVDALKKTVYDILAELDSEADMKNCFIEADVYCDELGLSW